The window AAAAGTATCTGGAAAGAATGTTTTTTGGTCAACCTAACCCGTACTAAAAACTTCACCATTCTGACCTCTTGCTTCACTGTTATAATGGTTGCTAAGAATGGCTAACTTGTACACATAAGCTATTTTATTATTCCGTAGTCCTTTGTATCCCCCAAAAAGAAGGATAACCGATCTTCCCTGGCTGACCGGTCCAACGGCCAACATGAGAGATTTAAAAGTTGTTACTCGTGTACTATATTTTCAGGTGGCTTTGCATTTATTGTCAgaaaaagataagaatgagatgGCCCAGTTGGTGAAGACAATGGTGTCATATGCCATATCATTTAGGAACAAAAAAGTTGACCCATTACCTGGTAAACTGAAATATGAAGTTGCAACAGAAGCTCcagttctttcatttgatcccccGATTGGTGACTTTGTAAACTTTGAGGTTAGTGTTGCTGAATTTGCATGTTAAGAAATAATAATGATTAGTTATAAATATGATGTCTAACCTACGTTTATTTCTGCAGGGCTACAGTAGTAATTATTTTATTCTTGCCTCAGCTGTGAAGCAGGTTCTATCTCATGAGGTAAGCAGAAAGTTATATCAAGAGTTCTTACATTATTCAAGTATCTTGCAAAGTTGTGAGTTAATCGGGTAAGATGGCTGTTGGGAAATGGGTCAAAGAGTTCTTACAGTAGTGGTTGACCCATACTTAGTCTTGTCTTCTTTAAAACATTTGAAATAGCTTGTGAGTTATTAAAGATGAAATTCTGATCGTAATATTTGATTGAAACGTTTAGGAGGTCGTATGCAATAAACATACTTTGGGCAACTTTCAACTAGCTCCTTTTTAACAATATGGCATGCACAAAGACAGCTCCCTTAcataatttttctttcttgtttgaACTTATGCACCATCAGTTTCTTCAATTATCTTATGGTGCTCCCTTTTCTGGTCTAATAgtaaattgatataaataatcCAAGTCCATGTCAGCTAAAAACCATGAAacaacatttttgttgtaggtCGAAAAGCAAAAGATACTACAAAGCAGCATTAACAAATCAAAGCACGAGTATGATATCTCTGATGGGAAAAAAACGCATTCTACTGGAAATGAGAAATTGAATAAACTTGACCGTGCACTGGAAAATGCCAAGGGTACGGGCAACTTAAAAAGTCTCCCTGACCTCAAACAGCGTGAAATACGTACTCCCACCAATACTATGGTCTCTGTTTCAGCATCTGGAAAAAGTGAGACATCATCCAGTGAGATATTGAAAACCTCAGAAACTACAAAGAAGCGGAAAAACGGCTCTTTCAACTTCTTTGACAGGTAAAGCCTTTTTTAAACTTGACATTCGCGCACACAGCTATCAATTAGCTCCATTATTTGTATTTGGCAGTTGGCACATAATATATTACACATGCATTAGTCAACAGATTACCAAACATGTTTTTATAGAAATGGTAAAATTGCATTTTCGTACGAGTCTGTCAAACacctttaattaatttttccTACTGTTGGTATTTATATTAGTCTCGTAGCCTGCTTGCCATGGTTCTAaccttttattattacaaaatgttaaaaatcataTGTGAATATAATCTTTGGTTGTTGCTTCTTAGACATTTTCATAATGTGTCCAGGTTTAAAAGAGTGAGCGCCAATGGTTCTCAAATAACTGAACCTGTGAAAAAAGTTCCGGCGACGTCAGAGAGAGATTCACGTCCAGTCCTATTCAAGTACAACGAGGTaactatctttatatatatattttttcaatagTACCTATCGGTTAAAAGGCACTACATTCTTACTTCCATAAAACAACCATTGTCAGTCTAACATTTCATGCCAACCATTTTCTAGCTGATGCTCTACTTGTGCCTATGTAGGGGTTCACAAATGCAGTTAAAAGGCCAGTTCGTATGCATGAATTCTTTTTGCGACATTGACATCAAGGTTTTGCATGTTTTTATCTTCTTACGTTTAACATCACTCTGATGTTTTTTTGTTCGACGCAAATTATATAGAAATTTGTTTGTAGATACGGTTAGTGTCAACATAGTCGTTGTaagtaatttaaatattatgaaTCTGCAATGATCACTTCGTGTTTgaaattgagatttgaaaagaaaaaccctGATAGAAGTCGATATAAAACTTGGAAAATATGTAAATCTAattgtaatatttgattttacttaAATGTTTGCATATAGTAAGCGCTGTAGCATTTGTCGCAATAACAATTTCAACAATAAATCCAAACACCCCCAAAAGTAAAGTACCCTTTCAAAGCAATCCTCTTTCAGAGGGTACAACAAGGTGACAAGATGGCCCCAATAGAATTAATAGAGGAAGGTCATTTTCTAAAACAGAGGATAAAACATGTAAGCTTtccttcatgagcattacaagaCTGCAATTCGTTGTCTTGAAAACCCATTTAGAATTTTGAAAGCTGGATTGCAGATTTGCAGGTATAACTTAATGGTCTTAAAACTGGTAGTCAAGTCAGTTAAACAAATACTGGCACAGCCCTCTTAGGGCAGGGGCACTGCATACCAACCATTCTTCTACCCAAACTCCAAAGATGATGTGACCGCGGCTTCAGGCTCCTTTTATCACGTCTTGACGTGTATGACTTGTCAATGGCGGAACTTACCCGTCGTAATACATTAATAGAGAAATGAACACCCCAAGGGCAAGTTTATAATCTGTATGATGCAATTAACTTGAAACAACTATTGCTGCTACCATGTCATATAGGGTCACGGTATTCTCAATCTGTTGGACGAATATCAATACCTTCAATAATAAGCCCAGATTTCCAGTGTAGTTCACGTGTCTCCATAAACCTCATGTCCACTTCACCACCTGTCTTATCATTGTAGAACTTACCTAATTCAACCTCCATCCACCCATCTGCCCGTCTCCATGGAACCGCACCTATTACTTCTGTCTGTACAGAATTCTGCAAATTCTGACCTGTTTTTGGTGGTTTTAAGTAAACAACAGTCATATCCAGATCTTCACCTGCATCTTCTACTTCCATTCCACCAACATCATGTCTATCTAATGTCTTTGCTGGGAATTCAAGCCCGTGTGAGACCGCTCTAATGTTGTACACAAGAAATGCTGCATAAGTAGTCTCTGATGATAGCATCAGTGTTTTGAACTTGCCTTTAATTTCAAGCCAACAAACAGCTAAAAGCTCAGCTACCTTTGGGAACCTGCCATCATTCATCAAACCA is drawn from Erigeron canadensis isolate Cc75 chromosome 9, C_canadensis_v1, whole genome shotgun sequence and contains these coding sequences:
- the LOC122580926 gene encoding F-box protein At2g02240-like, which translates into the protein MPIDGCGGSWVTKENPTNLVLLTEGCVSYILSLTSPRDACRASSICRGFKVFANSDAVWERFLPDDYMDILSRSVSPVVYASKKDLYFQLCDSHLLLDDGNMSFSLNKQNGKKCFMLGAKALSIAWQDTLVFWRWRSLPESRFPKVAELLAVCWLEIKGKFKTLMLSSETTYAAFLVYNIRAVSHGLEFPAKTLDRHDVGGMEVEDAGEDLDMTVVYLKPPKTGQNLQNSVQTEVIGAVPWRRADGWMEVELGKFYNDKTGGEVDMRFMETRELHWKSGLIIEGIDIRPTD